The DNA segment ATCCTTTCTTCTTATTTCTGCCTTTACCGCTTCTGAGAGACCTCCTAATTTAGCATAACGACCCTGCAAACTTCTCTCAAGTGTTCTTTTTTCCAAATCAGTTCTGGTAATCTTTCCTCTAAGGTATTTCTCGATCATTAAACTGGCAATTGGCCCCGCAATTGTGGAACCAAATCCACCATTTTCTATCATGACAGCTATGGCAATTTTAGGATTGTCTTTCGGTGCAAAAGCCACAAAAATAGAATGGTCTTCCATTTTAGTTCTCACTCCGTTAATCTTGGCAAAATTTTCGGCAGTTCCTGTTTTTCCGCAAATATCTATTCCTTCCACTCTCAAACCAGCGGCAGTTCCCAAATTATAAACATCAAACAAACCACTAATCATTGGCGCAAAATATTTTTTGTCAATCGTGGTTACATGTTTTGTCGTGAATTTAGGATCAATTTTTTCTCCCTTGATTTTTTTGATGATATGAGGCGTATAATAATAGCCTTGATTGGCAACGGTAGCCATCATATTGGCCAGCTGAATTGGAGTCATTACAACTTCACCTTGACCAATGGCATTTGATATAATTGTTTTTCCACTCCAACGCCAATCAGGATATATTTTTTTATACGTTTTTGAATTGGGTATCTTTCCTCTTTTACCTGTCGGCAAATCATAACCCATAAATTGTCCCAGTCCAAAACTTTTCACGTGATTACTCCACACATCCACGGCATAAGGTGCGCTTGCATACTTGCCAATGGTTCGCAAATAAACATTGGAAAAATAAGCATTACACGATTTATATATTCCAACATGCATATCTCTTGAGCCTCCACCACAGTGGCATCTTTGAAATCTACCGGGAGCATAAGCAAAACCGTGATTACACATAAAAGTAGTTTGTTCATTAATTACCCCCTCTTGTAAACCTATTAGACCTGTAAGAATTTTAAACGGAGATCCTGGCGGATATTCAGCCAACAATCCTCGGTCATAAAGCGGTTTTGCAATAGAATCGCGG comes from the Flavobacterium limnophilum genome and includes:
- the mrdA gene encoding penicillin-binding protein 2; the encoded protein is MRKLLLPSLIIIVASLLVLRLFYLQIIDDSLKLKSDNNAIKIKYDYPERGYIYDRNGKLLVANQPSYDIMVIPRDVKNIDTLELCELLNITKEDFLGKIAKAKVYSPRLPSVFLPQLNKTEFAAFQEKIRKFEGFYFQKRSLRDYQVNFGANIFGFITQVNEKLIEKNPYYNSGDLIGKQGVEESYEEVLRGIKGVKYYQKDKFNREIGSFKDGKYDTIAVQGEDINLTIDMLLQQYGEELMVNKRGGIVAIEPKTGEILALVTAPSYDPAILVGRQRSKNYTLLYRDSIAKPLYDRGLLAEYPPGSPFKILTGLIGLQEGVINEQTTFMCNHGFAYAPGRFQRCHCGGGSRDMHVGIYKSCNAYFSNVYLRTIGKYASAPYAVDVWSNHVKSFGLGQFMGYDLPTGKRGKIPNSKTYKKIYPDWRWSGKTIISNAIGQGEVVMTPIQLANMMATVANQGYYYTPHIIKKIKGEKIDPKFTTKHVTTIDKKYFAPMISGLFDVYNLGTAAGLRVEGIDICGKTGTAENFAKINGVRTKMEDHSIFVAFAPKDNPKIAIAVMIENGGFGSTIAGPIASLMIEKYLRGKITRTDLEKRTLERSLQGRYAKLGGLSEAVKAEIRRKDSIAKSKIIVPKVKVDTTKTN